The stretch of DNA aaaaatggacatgagataagtaaaatagaaaatttttaagttaggggtaatttggtaatctagtaataaaaagaattaaaagggaaaaagatggcaaaaatcatcatcttcttcactagGACGAAAtaagcaaggggggaagccatagttagggttttcaagcttccaagctccatagtaagtgatcccaagccccgtttttaatgttctttacgtttttgagatcccggtaacttaatttagcttattctagcaataatttaacctagggtttatatttggaaaaatacccataggtgaaaagtgtttattttgatgttttatgatagaatatgaagctagaaattatgttaaacaacttctgctagccgattttaagcgaaaacgagtaagttgacgaaatcggtaaaaatatctaatgttcttaagtacatgttagagtgggaatttgatgttgccatagaagggaaaaatgttcagcatgtcataaaacataagaataagggaagaagtttaatttccgagccttggggcaaacatgtaattatgcaaaagtttaagggtaaaatcataattttgaaaaagttagagtcgagggatgttttgatgaatgtgagtattaaattaattaaatttgctattttagatcaagaagaacgaaactcgaggttagacaaaggaaagagtaaagttgaagactaagttggtgaatttgacTATAGttggtactgaggtaagtttatggtaaataaatacaatattataataattattattaattttgttaatttccagcaattatatatttatttcatgaatttatttgatgattatccaagcatgaaatgatagagaattaaaatttaaaagtctcgttgatacataaggatggtactggatacgaatgtcatgacatttgggtaaagaggtcccatgtaagaccatgtctgggacatggcattggcaccgagatgtgaggtcccatgtaagaccatgtctgggacatggcattggcaccgagatgataggtcccctgtaagaccatgtcagggacatggcatgggcaccgagatgagaggtcccatataagaccatgtctgggacatggcgttggcaccgagatgagaggtaccccgtaagaccatgtctgggacatggcatggcaccgatatgagaacatcccatgtaagaccatgtctgggacatggctttggcatgttatgatTAGAAgatacccgagtatccttattattccaatgtggttcaacgggctagtaaacgaatcaggtacatgaaagttcagttaaagataagaaatggcaagctcaggtgaGTTATAGGAGTtaagaatttattatattaacatttGATATTCAACAatgcagcaagagaagagtaagttatgaACACAAGTATATTAAGTAATCAAgcaagagaactagtatgagattaactaaagagtaaaatAGAGATATAgacacttgagtttaattatttgtgttaaatattgttatttatttgctagtaaacttactaagctttatgcttacgtcttttatttctctttctcttatagtattgcaaggctacttcaaggatcctaaagaagtcggagatcgtccacattATCAAGAACAActactcggtattttatgatgaaacatgtttgagttatggcatgtatagggatttagttattttgtatgcttgtaattatgattttgctaaagaatgaggtgtaagtattttatgatgaatggttattaaaatggttaagtatgaaggtgtttgtggtTATAAGAGTCTAAGTGATatattatgcatggaaatcatgaaaggggtaaaattttgcaaagaaacagaattcaggcagcacagtgacgtgactttgaaaaatcacctaggatggtataaaatgaattagagggttaatgatatatggaattaaatcttgttaagtctattttcatggaaaaataacggtttagcaaaagaaattttatattttgagatatgtgaattttagtgacaCAGGGTCAGatctgtttttggagtcccctgttctgagtttagaaaatcactaaaaatggtacaaaaatagttatgagttttattttatatgtatggaatccttattgagtctttTTTCTGTATAAATAAGTGGTAACATTATATGAAAATCCcagaatgagaaattttatttttagtgacaagaggtcagggcagtcaattggtgaaacaggggagactttaaataataaactgtactaattggctaatcaaaaaattctaaaaattggTGTTACATTAATAacaattaatggctcagtgattaaaatattacaataagataatgtaagtgactaaaacataacatttcaaatataagtgactaaaatgtaacctaaaacaaataaaagtgactattttaatagtttaccaaTATTCAATATGATGGttagaaatttaatatttgtttaattaaaataaaataccttaaaaattaaattacaagaattttatttttgagtcatcaaactaaatattatgattttttaattataaaatataagaataaaaatagttgaaaattattttatgttaatttaattaattgagatttaacaataaaattgaattaattttacaACATTATTTGTCAAGGAGTGAAATCCACGTGGACCCTACATTGACTGAGACATGGTATGACATTACTAATGAGTCTAATGACTGATGGGGAATTACAAAATTCATGCACATGGTATGACATTAATAAAAAGATTCTTTCCTTACAATGCGGGCCCTCACATTTTTGGATATAACGATTTTGGAATGATGACATTTTAGACTTTTAGTGACGCTAATGTCAATAAGATGACATCAGAGTGACGACTATAATGATAATGTCATATGGAATACGACATCATACCACATTATTTATGGTATATTTAGTAAATCAACAACCATTTATAACCCTCgttaatttttgtaaatttgaaatttgaaatttgatatttatatttttatttttaaaaatttattcattctATTTTTcgctttttaaaatttaggtctaattgttaatattgttaaatttattttgttaatttaaagtttattttttagttacaCGGCTAtgaagtgagtatttttttatttcaaaatgtctcaTCAATAtatttaacagtgttaacaacttaacctgaattttaaaattcgaaaagtagagggactaaattcatagaaataaaagtataatgactCAATTCTAAATTTCTGAAGAGTATAAAAACTTATGGTATATTTGAAAACCAACCTTTAACGTAGCATGCATGAGAATTGTTGTCCAATTAGGGCTCCCCGTTTGATAAACTTAAAGAAATTGTTCAATCGTGAACGTAGCATACATGTAGTGGCGAAGCCAGAAAAATTTTGGGGGAGCGGAATTAAATTCTATTTTACGGGGGTCGAGCCCCTGCCTACCCCCCTTACCTCCACCATTGCATGCATGACAATAAAATTAAATGGTAAAAGTATGATAGAAACCcttatattaagaaaattaaatggcACTTAATTCTTTTATGAGTTAAAAAAGAATTATAGTGATACTGCCccattatttaaaaattgtatatcacatatttgtttaaaattttttgaaaattgataaGTGAGAATAAAGGTTAATCATTTATCGCTGCGTTGCCAttctaattaatgcaaaacatgTTATTTAGATTTCCCCTTCGATGTAAGATGTAAAATACACACATCACTGACTTTGATGATtacgtacatacatacatacatacatacatacatacaaaatgatgatgaagaaagaaagaaaagggtgggtttcaattttcaagttcaaccTCAATCTTGATCTTCAAGTTCCTGTTTTGAACCGCACTAATCTGTCCCCAAAAGAAGCCTAAGCTGCTACATGTAAGAAAAGGATTTTTATTACATACACACACGCATACATGTAAgaaaaacataattattttttatagaataGCATCACAGACAAAACAAACCAAGCAGACATCTTAAACAGAATATAACAACCAACTGGTTATGAACACTAACTTTGTCTTATTGTCTCAATTGGTTATCCGCTGACTCTCTCCACATTGGGTGGGGGCCAAAGTCAAATCTAACTTTACTTCTCCCACATATGGGGGTGGAATAGTACCGGGTTGTCGCCGAACCAAGTCCAAGCTAAGGTCTTGATGATGATCAGTAATAATCTCTGGACATGCTTCTCCAATTCCACCAGCAGCACTAGTCCCACTGCCGTAGGTCATCAGACTGAAGTGATCAGCTCTTTCGTTACTCATGTTAGTACCAAACATCCCGATGGATGGCCATTGCCAAGCGTTGACAGGAATGTTCATCGGTGCAATATCAGGCTGGTGGTGTGCTCCGGCCAAGTCTTCAGGTACTTCTTTTCTGTATTTGAGAGTCGTTTCATCGGGTTTATGATGAATGAAAGAGAGAGCAGGCGAATCAGGAAGGGTGCCGTGTTGGTTGCTTGCGGGAGGCTTCTCCACTTCAACCATATAGTGGGAAAAGCCATCTTCATCTTTGTACATGGTGATTCTATCCCCAACTTTGAGTTCGTTAACAACAACAAACTTTTTCCATCCTACGGAGAGAACAGGCTTAAGGTACCCCTTTTTCCGAACAGTGCACTTAACTTCCCAGATCTTTCCGTCGTACATGAGCTTAATTTTGGCTGGAAGGCGTCCATATGAAGGTAGGAAGAAATCCTGGTACTCTTTCGGGACTACCAATCTCTTCTTGACGTCAGTGTCAGTGAGTTCCTTAAAGAAAATAATTCCGGAGTGAGCCGCCATGGTGGGTAAAGGGAGTGTATGATAAGGGCCAAGGGCAATATTTATAGTCTAAAGTAGGGTCCATCGCTGCGGAAACAACAGCGACGGTTTCATGAGTTTTGTAATGTGTAGGTTTCAGACCATATTAGAAGCTTATGAACTTATTTGATCTTgtaggtttatttatttattatttatttttaactcaactcaactcaattttattttatgggattataaaaataaaaatattaaatctgggttgagcttgaataaaatttaagtttattttttgaaCCAAGCTAAGCCTGAACTTAAAATTCAGTTATGACCGGATTCATGAGCACCTATAGTTccaaccaaaatatatttttttaaagttcaataTGTCCAATGGTGTTTCAATTGGATTAGATTGGGAATCGATTGGAATATCGATCCGGAGAAAGGCATTAGATTAATTGATTTGAGAATCGACATGAATGGTTGAATTGGACTgtttttattctaaatattttaatattttttgaattttttaatgatttatataatTAGATCGATAAGTCGATGGATTGATTGATTCAACCACCAGTCTAGTTCTAAAAACTTGGAATATTTGTTATCAATAATACCCAACAAATATTGGTAAGGCAATATATTTCCATGGTTTAATATATCCTTCTTTGGTAGTGTTCTTttacttctattttgctttgtatTTTTCATGGTAGTCGATATTGTACTGCAATCATACCAACTAATACGCATTGTTttaaacttaacatttttttatcttaaaacattttaaaaaattacatttaattttaaaatataaattattaaattaagttattaatctaattaataattttaaaatttatatttgcatGTGTGTatgatatataatttattaaaaaattaaaaattaaataaggcATAATCAAATTAATctctttattattaaatgaatttaaaaatttaaataagtctaaattgttttaaaattaacatttataagTCCATCTCAGTCATGACAACAAATTTTCTCGTTCTCTTTCCGAAAATATTGACCAAAATTTAATGAGTACACATGTGAAAGTCGCATTAGAATGTGAAGTTTAAAGGGTGCCACTTTTTATAACTTTTGATTCTATTTggaaaattcgataaaaaatttaaattttaaattaaataatttaaattatttgagttgattaaattatttaaattaactcaaataaaaaaattaagtttccagtttaactcgaatataaattatacaatttaagttattcgaaaatctgaataaaaaaagacaaaactacgttattttaataaatatttactcattgagttaaaaggcaaaactattatactgtttatgtagttaaatactCTTATACTTCATctactaattaaataattgattCATGTAAATGCATCATTAAggataaataataagattcattaactcgacttgaaatttttttgactcgattcagttctatttgtaaaaaaattaaattgaattcggTTGcaaaaataggattcgtcaacttaactaacttgaattttttttactcaattcgatTCGATCAAATACTCACCCCTAAACTATTGTTTACTTTGGAACATCCGAATAAAGGCACATGTAACATGCGAGATAGTCAAAGTGATTTTacccataaaaaaaattaaagtaaaatttattttataaaaaaatattattaataaattaataaatttaactttcaaaatctatacattttattaatttaataaatttatcaataatatttatatcaataggctgattttttttttagaattaagagtAAAATGATAAACGttaattttgcataaattattATTCGTCTAATACTAACAATACCGTtagttttatgaaaatttatgtttaaaacttAAATTAGTTATtagtacttttttttaaaaatgaattttataatgttattgCACTTAATCTTAATGCTAATATTATAACTTAGGGGCATTTTGGATGGGTTGAATCTTTCACTAAATCGAAGCTTTAAGAGcattttaattcaaattgatAGTCTTGAAACTATTCATGTCATTCAACTTGACAAATGTCTAGCATTAGAGTATTCAACATGTtcctcaaaaagaaaataattttggaGATGACCCGGTTAAGACGGTTCGTCATAGGAGAGCACGACTTGCTTATTGGAGGATCTCACTAGAGGATTTAGATTAATTTCTTTtggttgttttattttgtttcaccAACAAAAATTATATgacatttttaaatgttttaatttttctaaatttatccTTAAGAAAtcagaaaatatttttaggggctgaaattaaattttaatttttaataatttaaatctttataatttttaaaaaattaaatcaaaattttatcctttttagAGAGATTAAAGTACagttttacctttactaatttaaaatttttaaaagaaataaattatttatttattttaaattaaacaagAAAAAGATAGTCcttatagaataaaaaatatttttaatctttataaCTTATCGATTAATCCATCGTCtgacattaaaaaaaattgacataaaacacacaaaaaaatgaatttaagattaaaaaaataaaatttttattgggaCCACTTGGCTGTCCCGCTGTTTTAGGAGTAGACATCTTGGTCTATATTTTTAATGCATAAAGGACCACTTGGCTGTCCCCGCTGTTTTAGGAGTAGACATCTTGGTCTTTCACTAACCTTAAAAGGAATATttttaatgcataaaaatttgaatttttttaataaatatttaacaaattcACAAGCTAATTTAGAGAAATTGGAAAGTTTGTAACCGTTATATTTCCAGAACTCATAATGTAATTGCAGACTTTATGGCCAAGTATACTGCTACAAAATTcacaaatatataaatgtttttcGAATCTCCTCAAACTGTGCAGGACTTAGTTCAGAAAGACATCAGAGGTTATTGATTTTATGTTGCTATTGTAATCGCTTAGTGACTAAAACTTCTATCAAGCATGTATGAGTCTGAAAACTATAAATttagaacataaaaatatatttaaaaataacatgtaTTAACTAATGAAATGTAAGGTTTagaattaataataatgataacgaTACATATGtaatatatacaaaattaaaatagaaaaatagtttaatttgtgagtaaaaaaattgaaataagtaaatataacatattaagaatattaaatctATTCCAATTGTTTATCATGTTATTGTTCTATAGCACatcaaaaaaagattaaatctattttttaagaaattaagtaTCAGTTGACTTGTGAGATGAGTGCAATTAATTACATTATCTATATACCAAAAATTGACGACTttaagaattatatatatatatatatatatacacacacacatatatactcTCTTCTACGTTACATATTTGTTGAATTTTCATGTTTTAGAAgtcttagaacaaagttttgttgaatttaagctaaaatgttgaaagtttttagatttttgagcatgattcatgttgaacaaattgttaaattaggggtttggttgatagaatttctagttagaattgataaaaggattaaattgtaaactaggttATAAGTTTTACATAGTTGGGATTAAGTTgtaagaagttttaaattagggttttattatgaatattgaataGTTGAGTTAAATATGGCAAGGAATTAAGTAGAAAAGAAGTATGAATTAagttagaaaagtaagtaaacttacttagaattaaattgggaataagtaggaattgaataaaatttaattatttattataatttaatgctgtagtaaatagtgaaaataattattattttcatagctAACAAAGAACTCGAGGCATCGACATCGAAAGGAAAGGAATATAACATTTTGGTATCTTTGATATTAAGTTAATGTTTTAGACATAATTTAGGTATATTTAAATGTGAATTGGGCTGGTTGTGATTTTTGTTTGGATTGGTTTCGATttgaatttgcagggaaggttagatatttataaagaggttatattaatttttttaaataaaaaaataaaaaataaagtcaattagtaatacaaatatttatatgaatttatgattatattataatatgtatattatttatattaagaattatttgtaaattgtctgatatgtccggtattgcctcgtaaccctattccggcaacggttTAGGGTTGGGGTTTTACACTAAAAAGGCATCAGAAGCCAATGATGCATTAACTATTGAGGAATTAAAACGGACGACATGTCCCGAGAAAATGCTGGCAAGGAATCCCAGAAACCAGAAGTTAGAGGGAATAATAAATGGAAGGTAAAAACTAAAACCAGTGAGTATTCAATAGATAAATTTTGATGATAGAATAACCTGCATGCAAGTAGCGATGAAAGTAAAACAACAAATAAAGGAACAAATGGTGTAATCATTTTCACCCCCAAAGGAAATGTGTTTTGTAAGTAAGAACCGAGCAAAACCGGAGCCACAGCCACCTGGAACAGAACATGATCAAATGATAAAACATATGGCAATGGCATACATCTCGACATGTCGAAGATCGCATAAGGCAGAGCCACATCGACCTAGACAAAACATGATCAAATGATAAACATATGGCAATGGCATACGTGTCAACATGTCGAAGATCGTATGAGGCAAAGCATAGAATTGGCTAAACCTACAGGGTGTTGACGGAAAGTGCAATAACATCAACAGGAACATATGTTCTTGCAAGAACCATAGTCAAAAGAGGTGTGAGGATCACTGCACCAAGAGTAGTGCAAACCTTATTACCGTCGATAACGAAACGTCTCCTCGTGCAGTAAAGGTCACTTGCAACACTTTTTTAGCAAATAAAAATGAGGGTAACTTTGTAAAAATGAATCAAATGGGTAAAAATACCATTGAAGCCCGTATGCtcggagtcagattgcattttgccctctACTCATAAAATAGGCAAATTAATCCTTATCCGTTAACTCtgttaaaatttcatcaatttgtaACTTGAGATTACTTTGCAATTTTTTTGATGAGAGAgaaaaaacaagagaaaaaacaCAATCTTACTCAGGGCCTCGATGGTACTTTTACCGAATCAATGTctataccaaaaagaaaaagcatcctcaaaatgcaaatttatgtAGAAAAAAATAACTTGAAATGCGAAAGGAAACCCTTACCAAAGTGGATGCAACACCACCAGGAAcaactccgatatcgatagctccatacagaatggcatcgaccaaattaaaagagttgaaagctcagttgcaagaattgacagatagaggtttcgcacgaccgagtttttctccctagggtgcacgggttttgtttgtaaaaaagaaagatagaaCTATTAGAATGTGCATTAATTATCGACAGCTCAAGTATATGCCTATGCTTCCTTTCTACCAAACTATTTTGCTCAGAGGTATGGGGGCAAAAAGTCAATGGTGAATTTCCAGTTGAGAAAGCACAGTTAGAAAAGACCAAAAGTTTCCACCCCATTCAGTCTGAAGAACCTTTATCTGACATCCAAATTGAACTACAACAAACTTTTGTAGCTGAAGAAATTTCTCAAAGGCCTAAGACCTGCTTTTTATGAGATACAGCCAAGTGTATGTATAGTATGCATCAACAAAGGAGACATATGATGACTCAATCATAGTGAAATGATGAAATGATGACTCAAtcatcaactttaaaaaaaaaattggtgttgCCATTGTGTCAAGAGGCACTCGtatgtatttttcaaaatacaCGTGAAAATACAAGTATTCAtagtgaagaaaaaaaattaatgggtATCTCCGACTTGTTAGGCGGCActtgtcatttttttaaaaataaaaataggtgtCCATGAGTTGGGacctaacaaaattttaggctcgtttTATAGGCCCAACTTGAAAAATGagcataaaattttatccaagtctaacccgaataaaaatgctaaaatttggGTTTAGCCcgttcatattaattttttatattatttttaaaaaaaatatattacatctaaacactaaaaatattaaaataaatatttcctaacaatttataaataaattttaaaaaattagtgcaaaatactaaaaaaaaagctaatttttttaaatttaccgaaatgggcccggtattttattatttaccgaaatgggacATTTTTCCCCaaatcgcgtccatgtcagcgcgatgtcagtGGACGTGCCAGCAAATCACGACCACGTCAGAGCGCTTTGCTTACGTGGCAACAAAGCGCGTCCACGAAAGTGCGAATTGTGTCCaggtcagcaaagcgcgctgacatGGACGCAATTTGCTGTCACGTAGCGCGCCCCTGGGGACTCGATTTGCtgcccccccaacggtaaaaaaaactataaatagccccacctttttttttcacaaactaatcctctctcgaatttcctctcaatttcctctcaatttgctctcaaattccttccaaatttttgtg from Gossypium hirsutum isolate 1008001.06 chromosome D04, Gossypium_hirsutum_v2.1, whole genome shotgun sequence encodes:
- the LOC107898334 gene encoding uncharacterized protein, translated to MAAHSGIIFFKELTDTDVKKRLVVPKEYQDFFLPSYGRLPAKIKLMYDGKIWEVKCTVRKKGYLKPVLSVGWKKFVVVNELKVGDRITMYKDEDGFSHYMVEVEKPPASNQHGTLPDSPALSFIHHKPDETTLKYRKEVPEDLAGAHHQPDIAPMNIPVNAWQWPSIGMFGTNMSNERADHFSLMTYGSGTSAAGGIGEACPEIITDHHQDLSLDLVRRQPGTIPPPYVGEVKLDLTLAPTQCGESQRITN